The Balaenoptera acutorostrata chromosome 15, mBalAcu1.1, whole genome shotgun sequence genome contains a region encoding:
- the DBNDD2 gene encoding dysbindin domain-containing protein 2 translates to MDPNPRAALERQQLRLRERQKFFEDILQPETEFVFPLSHLHLESHRPPIGSISSMEVNVDTLEQVEFIDLGDQDGADVFLPCEDPPPTPQTSGVDDRPEEPNLPMPTADRTTSRTFSSSSDSSTNPHSPDVSDGGADTPLAQSDEEEDGGDGGAEPGACS, encoded by the exons ATGGACCCAAATCCGCGGGCAGCCCTGGAGCGCCAGCAGCTCCGCCTTCGGGAGCGGCAGAAATTCTTTGAGGACATTTTACAGCCTGAGACAGAGTTTGTCTTCCCCCTGTCCCACCTGCATCTCGAGTCGCACAGAC CCCCCATAGGTAGTATCTCATCCATGGAGGTGAATGTGGACACACTTGAGCAAGTGGAATTTATCGACCTTGGGGATCAGGACGGAGCTGACGTGTTCTTGCCTTGCGAAGATCCTCCACCGACCCCCCAGACGTCTG GGGTGGACGACCGTCCCGAGGAGCCGAACCTGCCAATGCCCACGGCAGACAGGACCACATCCCGCACTTTCTCCTCGTCCTCTGACTCCTCCACCAATCCGCACAGCCCGGATGTCAGTGACGGCGGAGCAGACACGCCCTTGGCACAGTCTGacgaggaggaggatgggggagaTGGCGGGGCAGAGCCTGGAGCCTGCAGCTAG
- the PIGT gene encoding GPI transamidase component PIG-T isoform X2 — translation MAAAAPLCLLVLLLLGPGVWGQTEPPRDSLREELVITPLPSGDVAATFQFRTRWDSELQREEVSHYRLFPKALGQLISKYSLRELHLSLTQGFWRTRYWGTPFLQAPSGAELWAWFQDTVTDVDESWKELSNVLSGIFCASLNFIDSTNTVTPSASFKPLGLANGTDHSFLRYAVLPREVVCTENLTPWKKLLPCSSKAGLSVLLKADRLFHTSYHSQAVHIRPVCRDARCASISWELRQTLSVVFDAFVTGQGKQDWSLFRMFSRTLTEPCPLALESRVYVDVTNYSQDNETLEVYPPPLTTYQDVVLGTRKTYAVYDLLDTAVINNSRSLNLQLKWKRPPGNEAPPTPFLYAQRYVSGYGLHNGELSTLLYNTHPYRAFPVLLLDTVPWYLRLYVHTLTITSKGKENKPSYIHYQPAQDRMQPHLLEMLIQLPASSVTKVSIQFERALLKWTEYTPDPNHGFYVSPSVLSALVPSEVAAQPVDWEESPLFNTLSSYFVRLYTEPLLVNLPTPDFSMPYNVICLTCTVVAVCYGSFYNLLTRTFQIEEPSKGGLAKRLANLIRRARGVPPL, via the exons ATGGCGGCGGCAGCGCCGCTTTGTCTGCTGGTGCTGCTGCTTCTCGGGCCGGGCGTCTGGGGCCAGACAGAGCCCCCACGCGACAGCCTGCGGGAGGAGCTCGTCATCACCCCGCTGCCTTCTGGGGACGTAGCCGCCACATTCCAGTTTCGCACGCGCTGGGATTCGGAGCTGCAGCGGGAAGAAG TATCTCATTATAGGCTCTTCCCCAAAGCACTGGGGCAGTTGATCTCCAAGTATTCTCTACGGGAGCTGCACCTGTCGTTAACCCAAGGCTTCTGGAGGACTCGATACTGGGGGACACCCTTCTTGCAGGCCCCATCAGGTGCAGAGCTGTGGGCCTGGTTCCAAGACACCGTCACTGA CGTGGATGAGTCCTGGAAGGAGCTCAGTAACGTCCTCTCGGGGATCTTCTGCGCCTCGCTCAACTTCATCGACTCCACCAACACAGTCACGCCCAGCGCCTCCTTCAAACCCCTGGGGCTGGCCAATG GCACGGATCACTCCTTCCTGCGCTACGCGGTGCTGCCTCGGGAGGTCGTCTGTACTGAGAACCTCACCCCATGGAAGAAGCTCTTGCCCTGCAGTTCCAAG gcaggccTCTCCGTGCTGCTGAAGGCCGATCGCCTGTTCCACACGAGCTACCACTCCCAGGCAGTGCATATCCGCCCTGTTTGCAGA GATGCACGCTGTGCCAGCATCTCCTGGGAGCTGAGGCAGACCCTTTCCGTTGTATTTGATGCCTTCGTCACGGGGCAGGGGAAGCAAG aCTGGTCCCTCTTCCGGATGTTCTCCCGAACCCTCACAGAGCCCTGCCCCCTGGCTTTGGAGAGCCGAGTCTATGTGGACGTCACCAACTATAGCCAG GACAATGAGACATTGGAGGTGTACCCGCCCCCGCTCACCACGTACCAGGATGTCGTCCTGGGCACCCGGAAGACCTATGCCGTCTATGACCTGCTGGACACGGCCGTGATCAACAACTCACGCAGCCTCAACCTGCAGCTCAAGTGGAAGAGACCCCCAGGGAatg AGGCCCCACCCACGCCCTTCCTGTACGCCCAGCGGTACGTGAGCGGCTACGGGCTGCACAACGGGGAGCTGAGCACGCTGCTGTATAACACCCACCCGTACCGGGCCTTCCCCGTGCTGTTGCTGGACACCGTGCCCTGGTACCTGCGGCTGTACGTGCACACCCTCACCATCACCTCCAAGGGCAAGGAGAACAAACCAA GTTACATCCACTACCAGCCTGCCCAGGACCGGATGCAGCCCCACCTCCTAGAGATGCTGATTCAGCTACCGGCCAGCTCGGTCACCAAGGTCTCCATCCAGTTTGAGCGGGCGCTGCTTAAGTGGACTGAGTACACCCCAGACCCCAACCACGGCTTCTATGTCAG CCCATCTGTCCTCAGTGCCCTCGTGCCCAGCGAAGTGGCCGCccaacctgtggactgggaagagAGTCCCCTCTTCAACACCCT CTCCAGCTACTTCGTGCGGCTCTACACGGAGCCGCTGCTGGTGAACCTGCCCACGCCGGACTTCAGCATGCCCTACAACGTCATCTGCCTCACGTGCACGGTGGTGGCCGTGTGCTACGGCTCCTTCTACAACCTCCTCACCCGAACCTTCCAGATTGAGGAGCCCAGCAAGGGCGGCCTGGCCAAGCGGCTGGCCAACCTCATCCGGCGCGCTCGAGGCGTCCCCCCGCTCTGA
- the PIGT gene encoding GPI transamidase component PIG-T isoform X1: MAAAAPLCLLVLLLLGPGVWGQTEPPRDSLREELVITPLPSGDVAATFQFRTRWDSELQREEVSHYRLFPKALGQLISKYSLRELHLSLTQGFWRTRYWGTPFLQAPSGAELWAWFQDTVTDVDESWKELSNVLSGIFCASLNFIDSTNTVTPSASFKPLGLANGTDHSFLRYAVLPREVVCTENLTPWKKLLPCSSKAGLSVLLKADRLFHTSYHSQAVHIRPVCRDARCASISWELRQTLSVVFDAFVTGQGKQDWSLFRMFSRTLTEPCPLALESRVYVDVTNYSQDNETLEVYPPPLTTYQDVVLGTRKTYAVYDLLDTAVINNSRSLNLQLKWKRPPGNEAPPTPFLYAQRYVSGYGLHNGELSTLLYNTHPYRAFPVLLLDTVPWYLRLYVHTLTITSKGKENKPSYIHYQPAQDRMQPHLLEMLIQLPASSVTKVSIQFERALLKWTEYTPDPNHGFYVSPSVLSALVPSEVAAQPVDWEESPLFNTLFPVSDSSSYFVRLYTEPLLVNLPTPDFSMPYNVICLTCTVVAVCYGSFYNLLTRTFQIEEPSKGGLAKRLANLIRRARGVPPL, from the exons ATGGCGGCGGCAGCGCCGCTTTGTCTGCTGGTGCTGCTGCTTCTCGGGCCGGGCGTCTGGGGCCAGACAGAGCCCCCACGCGACAGCCTGCGGGAGGAGCTCGTCATCACCCCGCTGCCTTCTGGGGACGTAGCCGCCACATTCCAGTTTCGCACGCGCTGGGATTCGGAGCTGCAGCGGGAAGAAG TATCTCATTATAGGCTCTTCCCCAAAGCACTGGGGCAGTTGATCTCCAAGTATTCTCTACGGGAGCTGCACCTGTCGTTAACCCAAGGCTTCTGGAGGACTCGATACTGGGGGACACCCTTCTTGCAGGCCCCATCAGGTGCAGAGCTGTGGGCCTGGTTCCAAGACACCGTCACTGA CGTGGATGAGTCCTGGAAGGAGCTCAGTAACGTCCTCTCGGGGATCTTCTGCGCCTCGCTCAACTTCATCGACTCCACCAACACAGTCACGCCCAGCGCCTCCTTCAAACCCCTGGGGCTGGCCAATG GCACGGATCACTCCTTCCTGCGCTACGCGGTGCTGCCTCGGGAGGTCGTCTGTACTGAGAACCTCACCCCATGGAAGAAGCTCTTGCCCTGCAGTTCCAAG gcaggccTCTCCGTGCTGCTGAAGGCCGATCGCCTGTTCCACACGAGCTACCACTCCCAGGCAGTGCATATCCGCCCTGTTTGCAGA GATGCACGCTGTGCCAGCATCTCCTGGGAGCTGAGGCAGACCCTTTCCGTTGTATTTGATGCCTTCGTCACGGGGCAGGGGAAGCAAG aCTGGTCCCTCTTCCGGATGTTCTCCCGAACCCTCACAGAGCCCTGCCCCCTGGCTTTGGAGAGCCGAGTCTATGTGGACGTCACCAACTATAGCCAG GACAATGAGACATTGGAGGTGTACCCGCCCCCGCTCACCACGTACCAGGATGTCGTCCTGGGCACCCGGAAGACCTATGCCGTCTATGACCTGCTGGACACGGCCGTGATCAACAACTCACGCAGCCTCAACCTGCAGCTCAAGTGGAAGAGACCCCCAGGGAatg AGGCCCCACCCACGCCCTTCCTGTACGCCCAGCGGTACGTGAGCGGCTACGGGCTGCACAACGGGGAGCTGAGCACGCTGCTGTATAACACCCACCCGTACCGGGCCTTCCCCGTGCTGTTGCTGGACACCGTGCCCTGGTACCTGCGGCTGTACGTGCACACCCTCACCATCACCTCCAAGGGCAAGGAGAACAAACCAA GTTACATCCACTACCAGCCTGCCCAGGACCGGATGCAGCCCCACCTCCTAGAGATGCTGATTCAGCTACCGGCCAGCTCGGTCACCAAGGTCTCCATCCAGTTTGAGCGGGCGCTGCTTAAGTGGACTGAGTACACCCCAGACCCCAACCACGGCTTCTATGTCAG CCCATCTGTCCTCAGTGCCCTCGTGCCCAGCGAAGTGGCCGCccaacctgtggactgggaagagAGTCCCCTCTTCAACACCCT cTTCCCCGTCTCCGACAGCTCCAGCTACTTCGTGCGGCTCTACACGGAGCCGCTGCTGGTGAACCTGCCCACGCCGGACTTCAGCATGCCCTACAACGTCATCTGCCTCACGTGCACGGTGGTGGCCGTGTGCTACGGCTCCTTCTACAACCTCCTCACCCGAACCTTCCAGATTGAGGAGCCCAGCAAGGGCGGCCTGGCCAAGCGGCTGGCCAACCTCATCCGGCGCGCTCGAGGCGTCCCCCCGCTCTGA
- the LOC103003268 gene encoding colostrum trypsin inhibitor-like encodes MKLSRLLALCLALCLVGLASSRKTSANLQQEASQELFQTPPALCQLPPVRGPCKASLHRYFYNSTSIECEPFTYGGCQGNANNFETTEICLRVCNPPESKVKSS; translated from the exons ATGAAGCTCAGCCGCCTCCTTGCCCTTTGCCTCGCCCTCTGCCTGGTGGGCTTGGCCAGCTCAAGAAAGACCTCAG CCAATCTTCAGCAAGAGGCTTCCCAGGAGTTGTTCCAAactccccctgccctctgccagcTCCCCCCAGTGAGGGGTCCTTGCAAAGCCTCTTTGCACCGATACTTCTACAACTCTACATCCATTGAGTGTGAGCCCTTTACCTATGGTGGTTGTCAGGGCAATGCCAACAATTTTGAGACCACAGAGATCTGTTTGAGGGTCTGCAACCCCCCTG AGAGCAAGGTCAAGAGCAGCTGA